In Anopheles gambiae chromosome 2, idAnoGambNW_F1_1, whole genome shotgun sequence, a single window of DNA contains:
- the LOC11175579 gene encoding large ribosomal subunit protein mL41 yields MFSFLHRSKHIIPLSICARSHTGDFSFYKMFHIIKRGISTTASLSGKKNFRKFLLYNKRGTRIFKQQRAANPDLYPDMPIDKRGVRDTGVTIDGNFVEIAEKIPELIVPNMEGCKFKPYVSYKAPDVVQSEFTSQDLFNSVYAQKIIDDWKSGKLNDDGSPMEPSAEEMQSAEEAWIKARKTGSDIF; encoded by the coding sequence atgttttcctttttgcacCGTTCCAAGCACATCATACCTCTGTCCATTTGTGCACGATCACACACCGGCGATTTTTCCTTTTACAAAATGTTCCATATCATCAAACGAGGCATCTCTACCACGGCATCCTTGTCGGGGAAGAAGAATTTTCGAAAATTTTTGCTGTACAACAAACGGGGAACGCGCATCTTCAAACAACAACGTGCTGCCAATCCGGACCTTTACCCGGATATGCCAATCGACAAGCGAGGTGTGCGTGATACAGGCGTAACCATCGACGGCAACTTTGTTGAAATAGCGGAAaagattccggagctgattgtCCCCAACATGGAAGGATGTAAATTCAAGCCATATGTCTCGTACAAAGCGCCTGATGTTGTGCAGTCGGAATTTACCAGCCAGGACCTGTTCAATTCGGTGTATGCCCAAAAGATCATAGATGATTGGAAGTCCGGAAAGTTGAACGACGATGGAAGCCCGATGGAACCGTCGGCCGAAGAAATGCAGTCAGCTGAAGAAGCATGGATTAAAGCAAGAAAAACTGGATCGGACATATTTTAA
- the LOC1282027 gene encoding zinc finger MYM-type protein 4 has product MEEEHREENDSNPNSATGDAKDDTENEEKSPDDVMSDEKENATADSKEVAGKEAEEHEQPTAQETNENPNIEELASDGSNAEPSAAQSEPVMSEAVSERMDVNDAGKEDVPAEAKEPLHEEASAVAERPVSSKPDDKDDGESEKYDSAVEEMETDQPGDQDQNPTEESESKKPVAANTTSVDDPMKVDEEHEHQQQVVKPLDDVSNTSSHLQDIEVTNVDESDHTRGDDMPEGDRSIDPSTAEDPFDQLRHASTDDISHGDKDNQNETATEMQGVDKQELPDEHPEGGDNDTADKGNDEGENDDEHGANETLQSAATSIAEENTVDESAKDTTGVGEEQTVEDESNAIVEEERGGENENICLLPDDERAISDEDNQRAMEQEEAAAEQQSLAAERDEAEAEAAVRAEGSAARGAEHEGEVEEGPDGFTPPAEREAAEGQDPQPATVEQAEEMEVDLTSTSTEELPTRDNQIRELATILESETCMQCKKDPTPCLYMLTCDAASEETAQKYICSFDCVQRLRTDQPGKFELIQRRVTIVPILERQETCARCGEQQLCKYRYKLDDATYTYLCDLKCVEHLTAINSEKYSLMRKRYNIEEKSLAQEEDKRCVQCGDTKPCQFGFKQDEDEMHVCSDCVNLLMTEHPDLFRLHRRRSVRVRNLVKESAIGSGSAGSGANASSEVVKFTARTEEEAEAARIEREASFLRTCHECHKTLQILSSRWLQWETMEFCDEKCLGAYQTSNGSHCVQCRQVVSVNSMGKFCVRFGFSICQFCSARCLEEYKKVLKSCSYCQQSITKHNKGYEFRVARAGEPGVLKDFCSTLCHKMYQACLNPTLKHKRHVCAVCNHEKMTKVIVHLEGREHYFCSTPCFSAFKFVNNVNPDECAMCKDFFERKSSAAYTIYRQGEASHLDPLAFCTKMCLNLYISTNREIVPCNWCKVKKYTFDMILRPSTMERHCSLHCLTLCEVSTSVKLTPCDHCRLVRTAQYELNMTDSSLRIFCTYQCLMKFQSQFNKSQPIDPSIPVPMGIPKRIPRATTTATISHSNTAAQVSATKMALTSARTTADTTSTPNITTPTPRPRGRPPKSAATQASSTNSGKNGNVGSAGSNLPVITSVHSLAGAMNNRGTRSKGGQMNLNQKNWPELRVALEPLTNIPPSGRVALSSILPNINARTEISLSSASPTVGSSSKNASVTTSAQTSTFTPPPETDSLPASDPEPTVAAPPPAPTTVTVTKVETHTQIVTIPPTPTQVANASTMCKPIQLTKSVSCRPIQCNVGCQTDDWLQRKLVIPIPVPIYVPVPMFMYSMPTPVPVPIPLPIPVPVFVPTTRNSANGIMKEIKKIQDKMPTDPYEAELLMMAEMVAGDKKKDDSDSDSDDGGVVGDDQYTTTEAVVASDGMEHNTSFSEDLVQMALKMASNDFSESQVDLESAMQANTITQQQQQHHGYEDLQQHHHQQQQLLLLEQQRQVATPVVQRGRKRGSNVSQRAGTVVNNNTQQLSLTPTSKRIKREQLNEPSPEPVNRVVEPVEKPDANMCLKYTFGVNAWKQWVVTKNADLEKSSIRRKPFKSDILQLTADELNYSLCLFVNEVRKPNGTEYAPDTIYYLVLGIQQYLFQNRRVENIFTDPYYERFTDCLDEVAKKFSMLYNDSQFIVTRVEEEHLWECKQLGAHSPHVLLSTLMFFNTKHFNLVSVEEHMELSFSHIMKHWKRTPQQGTKSTATRNVLLRFYPPQSSLANNTRKKKVYEQQENEENPLRCPVKLYEFYLSKCPESVKTRNDVFYLQPERSCVPDSPVWYSTQPLSKEALTKMLHRVKMVKEINIALLTS; this is encoded by the exons ATGGAAGAAGAACATCGAGAAGAAAATGACTCCAACCCAAATTCTGCAACTGGGGATGCCAAGGACGATACCGAAAACGAGGAAAAATCCCCCGACGATGTGATGAgtgatgaaaaagaaaatgccACAGCGGACTCTAAGGAAGTGGCGGGCAAAGAAGCGGAAGAGCATGAGCAGCCGACAGCACAAGAGACGAACGAAAACCCGAATATTGAAGAATTGGCATCAGACGGTTCAAATGCAGAACCTAGTGCAGCTCAGAGCGAGCCGGTCATGAGCGAAGCAGTAAGCGAAAGAATGGACGTAAATGATGCTGGGAAAGAAGACGTTCCTGCTGAAGCAAAGGAGCCTTTGCACGAGGAAGCTTCGGCGGTAGCGGAGCGTCCAGTAAGCAGCAAACCAGACGATAAAGATGAtggtgaaagtgaaaaatatgaCAGCGCTGTGGAAGAAATGGAAACCGATCAGCCAGGGGATCAGGATCAGAATCCGACTGaagaatcggaatcgaaaaAACCAGTAGCTGCTAACACTACTTCCGTCGACGATCCAATGAAAGTGGATGAAGAGCATGAACATCAGCAGCAAGTAGTGAAACCGCTAGACGATGTAAGCAACACATCGTCTCATTTGCAGGACATAGAAGTTACGAATGTGGATGAAAGTGATCACACGAGGGGCGACGATATGCCCGAAGGAGATCGTTCAATTGATCCTTCTACAGCGGAAGATCCGTTCGATCAGCTTCGGCATGCATCAACTGATGACATCAGCCATGGTGATAAGGATAACCAAAATGAAACGGCAACAGAGATGCAAGGAGTTGATAAACAAGAACTACCAGATGAACACCCTGAAGGTGGTGACAATGATACGGCGGATAAGGGCAACGATGAAGGTGAAAACGATGACGAGCATGGTGCGAATGAGACACTGCAGAGTGCAGCGACAAGTATTGCAGAAGAAAACACGGTTGACGAATCGGCAAAAGATACAACTGGAGTGGGAGAGGAGCAAACGGTGGAAGATGAATCGAACGCGATCGTAGAGGAAGAAAGAGGAGGTGAGAAtgaaaacatttgtttattgCCTGACGACGAGAGGGCGATATCCGATGAAGATAATCAACGTGCCATGGAGCAAGAGGAGGCTGCCGCAGAGCAGCAGTCCTTGGCAGCTGAACGTGACGAGGCCGAGGCAGAGGCTGCAGTCCGAGCAGAAGGTTCTGCAGCGAGGGGTGCAGAGCACGAAGGTGAAGTGGAAGAAGGACCTGACGGGTTTACTCCACCGGCAGAACGGGAAGCTGCAGAAGGGCAGGATCCTCAGCCTGCGACGGTGGAGCAGGCGGAGGAGATGGAGGTAGATCTAACTTCTACCTCAACAGAAGAACTTCCCACTAGAGACAATCAAATTCGAGAGCTTGCAACAATATTGGAATCGGAGACATGTATGCAGTGCAAAAAGGATCCGACGCCCTGTCTGTACATGCTGACATGCGATGCAGCGAGTGAGGAAACTGCCCAGAAGTACATTTGTTCGTTCGATTGTGTTCAGCGTCTTCGCACGGATCAGCCGGGTAAGTTTGAGCTGATACAGCGTCGGGTGACAATTGTGCCCATTCTGGAACGTCAGGAAACGTGTGCCCGCTGTGGCGAGCAGCAATTGTGCAAGTACCGCTACAAGCTGGACGATGCTACGTACACTTACCTTTGTGATCTGAAATGCGTCGAACATTTGACGGCGATCAATAGTGAGAAGTACAGTTTGATGCGGAAACGGTACAACATCGAGGAAAAATCGCTGGCACAGGAGGAAGACAAACGTTGCGTACAGTGTGGTGACACGAAACCATGTCAGTTTGGATTCAAACAGGACGAGGACGAGATGCACGTTTGCAGCGATTGTGTTAACCTCTTGATGACGGAACATCCGGACCTATTCCGATTGCATCGTCGCCGGTCGGTACGGGTACGCAATCTCGTCAAAGAAAGCGCTATTGGTAGCGGCAGTGCTGGAAGCGGTGCGAATGCTTCGTCTGAAGTGGTGAAATTTACTGCTcgcacagaagaagaagccgaAGCAGCCCGTATTGAGCGCGAGGCATCGTTCCTGCGTACCTGTCACGAATGCCACAAGACGCTACAGATTCTTTCGAGCAGGTGGTTGCAATGGGAAACGATGGAATTTTGTGATGAGAAATGTCTCGGGGCCTACCAAACATCGAACGGATCACACTGCGTCCAGTGCCGACAGGTAGTGTCTGTGAATAGTATGGGCAAGTTTTGCGTACGGTTTGGATTCAGCATTTGCCAGTTCTGCAGCGCAAGATGTTTGGAAGAGTATAAAAAGGTTCTCAAATCCTGCTCGTACTGTCAGCAAAGCATTACCAAGCACAACAAGGGCTATGAGTTTCGGGTGGCTCGTGCCGGCGAACCAGGTGTATTGAAGGATTTCTGCAGCACCCTTTGCCACAAGATGTACCAGGCTTGCTTGAATCCGACCCTGAAACACAAGCGCCACGTGTGCGCTGTATGCAATCACGAAAAGATGACTAAGGTTATCGTCCACCTGGAAGGGCGGGAGCACTACTTCTGCAGCACACCGTGCTTCTCTGCTTTTAAATTTGTGAACAACGTTAACCCCGATGAGTGCGCAATGTGCAAGGATTTCTTTGAACGAAAGTCGTCCGCAGCCTACACCATCTACAGACAGGGTGAAGCGTCTCATCTGGATCCGTTGGCGTTCTGTACTAAGATGTGTTTGAATCTGTATATTTCAACAAATCGCGAGATAGTGCCCTGCAATTGGTGTAAGGTGAAAAAGTATACTTTTGACATGATCTTACGCCCCTCTACGATGGAACGACATTGTTCGCTGCACTGTTTAACCCTCTGCGAGGTGTCCACAAGCGTGAAGCTGACCCCGTGCGATCACTGTCGCCTAGTCAGAACGGCTCAATACGAGCTAAATATGACTGATTCGAGTTTGCGTATATTTTGCACGTACCAATGTCTCATGAAATTCCAGAGCCAGTTTAACAAATCGCAACCCATCGATCCTTCAATTCCTGTTCCCATGGGAATTCCGAAGAGAATTCCTAGAGCGACAACTACGGCAACGATTTCACACTCCAACACTGCAGCTCAAGTCAGTGCAACAAAAATGGCTCTAACCAGTGCCCGAACTACAGCCGATACCACATCAACGCCAAACATTACGACCCCTACACCGCGGCCCAGAGGACGTCCACCGAAATCTGCAGCAACGCAAGCGAGCTCGACGAATAGCGGCAAAAATGGCAATGTTGGTTCCGCCGGATCAAACCTTCCCGTAATCACCTCAGTGCACTCGCTGGCTGGCGCTATGAATAATCGAGGCACACGTTCAAAAGGTGGTCAGATGAATTTGAATCAAAAAAATTGGCCAGAGCTGCGCGTAGCTCTAGAGCCACTCACGAATATTCCTCCTTCGGGAAGGGTGGCGCTCAGCAGTATTCTGCCCAATATCAATGCACGAACGGAAATATCCTTGTCATCAGCTTCACCAACTGTAGGTTCAAGCAGTAAAAATGCCTCCGTCACTACATCAGCACAAACATCCACTTTCACGCCACCGCCCGAAACGGATTCTTTGCCAGCTTCTGATCCTGAACCTACAGTAGCTGCTCCTCCGCCCGCACCGACCACGGTGACGGTAACGAAAGTCGAAACGCACACCCAGATCGTAACGATCCCGCCAACTCCAACGCAAGTGGCGAATGCTTCCACCATGTGTAAGCCAATACAGCTGACCAAGAGCGTTTCCTGTCGACCGATTCAGTGTAACGTTGGTTGTCAAACAGATGACTGGCTGCAGCGTAAGCTCGTGATCCCGATACCGGTGCCGATTTATGTGCCTGTACCGATGTTCATGTACTCTATGCCGACGCCTGTTCCAGTTCCGATTCCGCTGCCAATACCTGTGCCGGTGTTTGTACCGACAACTCGAAACTCGGCTAATGGCATTATGAAGGAGATCAAGAAGATTCAAGACAAAATGCCCACCGATCCTTATGAAGCGGAACTGCTCATGATGGCCGAAATGGTGGCGGGAGATAAGAAGAAAGACGATagtgattccgactccgacgacGGTGGCGTTGTCGGTGATGATCAGTATACAACAACGGAAGCGGTAGTTGCTAGCGATGGCATGGAGCATAACACTTCATTTAGTGAGGATCTTGTGCAGATGGCTCTGAAGATGGCTTCGAACGATTTTTCGGAATCTCAGGTCGACTTGGAGTCGGCTATGCAGGCCAATACGATcactcagcagcagcaacagcaccacggGTATGAAGATTTACAACAGcatcaccaccaacagcaacagctacTATTGCTGGAACAGCAAAGACAGGTCgccacgcctgttgtgcagCGCGGTCGCAAGCGCGGCTCGAATGTATCACAGCGCGCCGGCACTGTGGTAAATAACAACACGCAACAGTTAAGCTTAACCCCTACATCTAAGCGCATCAAGCGAGAACAGCTGAATGAACCATCGCCCGAACCGGTGAATCGGGTGGTAGAGCCGGTAGAGAAACCCGACGCCAACATGTGTCTCAAGTACACGTTCGGAGTAAACGCCTGGAAGCAATGGGTAGTGACAAAGAATGCCGACCTGGAGAAAAGCTCTATCCGTCGGAAACCGTTCAAATCGGACATCCTGCAGCTGACCGCAGACGAACTTAATTACTCGCTATGCTTGTTCGTAAATGAAGTGAGGAAACCGAACGGCACCGAGTACGCTCCGGATACGATTTACTATCTCGTGCTTG GAATTCAACAATATTTGTTCCAGAACAGAAGGGttgaaaacattttcaccGATCCATACTATGAGCGGTTCACCGATTGTTTGGATGAGGTTGCCAAAAAATTCTCCATGCTTTATAACGACTCTC AGTTTATTGTAACGCGCGTGGAGGAAGAGCATTTATGGGAATGCAAACAGCTTGGAGCACATTCGCCGCATGTATTGCTTAGCACGCTAATGTTTTTCAATACGAAGCATTTCAATTTGGTC TCCGTGGAAGAACACATGGAACTTAGCTTTTCGCATATCATGAAGCACTGGAAAAGGACACCTCAACAAGGGACGAAATCGACGGCGACAAGGAACGTTTTGCTTCGCTTTTATCCGCCGCAGTCGTCGCTCG CAAACAATACGCGAAAGAAAAAGGTCTATGAACAgcaagaaaatgaagaaaatccGCTGAGGTGTCCAGTGAAACTTTATGAATTTTATCTATCTAAATG CCCTGAGAGCGTAAAAACACGCAATGACGTATTCTATCTGCAACCGGAACGATCCTGCGTTCCAGACTCTCCGGTGTGGTACTCTACGCAACCGCTAAGTAAAGAGGCGCTCACAAAAATGCTGCATAGAGTAAAGATGGTGAAAGAAATCAACATTGCTTTGCTCACCAGCTAA
- the LOC133391237 gene encoding serine/threonine-protein kinase fray2-like has protein sequence MPRRSYSRSPSRSKKSSHSAKTSRRRSRSKSRDYDKYRRRDSDKSRRRERSKSRSVASSSAYHRDKKASYRDRSRDRSYRDRTRKRSASRNKYRERKSPDRARYRRSSSSSSSSSTSSSSSSSSSSSSSKSRSDSVSKSSRSPKNPSPPVQVNKESLEKTYTFKSLSDACDDPLNKATKLDELNADEFVPQSFVSSRKAVAPGPAASSIVINLEEQTIKVPTNESTVPAEDPLFHSTFFGSDDSERMARWVKKLYLMRQTIT, from the exons ATGCCTCGTCGTTCTTACTCACGTTCCCCGTCACGATCCAAAAAATCAAGCCATAGCGCCAAAACTTCCAGACGCCGATCGAGATCAAAGTCACGGGACTATGATAAGTATCGTAGAAGGGACAGCGACAAAAGCAGACGCCGGGAACGGTCAAAAAGCCGATCCGTAGCATCCTCATCAGCATATCATCGAGACAAAAAGGCTTCGTATCGTGATAGATCAAGAGATAGAAGTTATAGAGACAGAACGCGCAAGAGATCCGCTTCCCGGAACAAGTATCGCGAACGGAAATCTCCTGATCGAGCTCGGTACCGCCGATCGTCCAGCAGCTCCAGCTCTTCATCGACATCTAGctccagcagtagcagcagcagtagcagcagtagcaaaagtcgcagcgATAGCGTGTCAAAATCATCTCGTAGCCCTAAAAATCCTTCGCCTCCCGTACAAGTCAACAAAGAAAGTTTGGAAAAAACCTACACTTTTAAGTCACTATCGGACGCGTGCGATGATCCATTGAACAAAGCTACGAAACTAGACGAACTGAATGCCGACGAGTTTGTCCCACAAAGCTTTGTATCCAGTAGAAAGGCAGTGGCCCCTGGGCCTGCAGCAAGCAGCATCGTGATAAACCTGGAGGAACAAACGATAAAAGTGCCCACGAATGAAAGCACGGTACCAGCTGAAGATCCCTTGTTTCACAGTACG ttttttggAAGCGACGACAGTGAGCGAATGGCTCGATGGGTTAAAAAACTCTACCTTATGCGCCAAACAATAACCTAA